One segment of Methanolinea sp. DNA contains the following:
- a CDS encoding PAS domain S-box protein, protein MERKGSGGAGEGLPEARERNLEPGDHVAVLLGDPSGIAPVTESILGRCGEKGWYPIYISRFPERNPAIFAGDSVRAEIAGRACVLSHGDPLFHSQLATVEAARAFFGQKAREAAAAGYSAVCIVREVPPLATHKSERSLVSDLADLKPLFDEGSLVLVCIYRMGETPAATLLNVLRTHPLVVLDGRIIRNFFYIPASDAQRYNLPSLELQHWLDTLREISRQTEILRESEARYRDLLENASDLVQSVDANGRFLFVNRTWRERLGYTREDLERITLFDVVAPESLSHCRELFARVTSGEDVGTFEAVFRAKSGERVYVEGRANCLMVGGKPRYTRGIFRDITARKKGRDAGP, encoded by the coding sequence ATGGAGCGGAAGGGATCGGGGGGAGCAGGGGAAGGGCTCCCCGAGGCCCGCGAGAGGAACCTCGAGCCCGGCGACCACGTGGCAGTCCTCCTCGGCGATCCCTCCGGGATCGCACCCGTCACGGAGAGCATCCTCGGGAGGTGCGGGGAGAAGGGGTGGTACCCCATCTACATCTCCCGCTTCCCCGAGAGGAACCCCGCGATCTTCGCGGGGGATTCTGTGCGCGCGGAGATCGCGGGCCGTGCCTGCGTCCTCTCGCACGGCGATCCCCTCTTCCACAGCCAGCTTGCAACCGTCGAGGCCGCGCGGGCGTTCTTCGGGCAGAAGGCGCGGGAGGCCGCGGCGGCCGGGTACTCCGCGGTCTGCATCGTCCGGGAGGTCCCGCCCCTCGCGACCCACAAGTCAGAACGGAGTCTCGTGAGCGACCTCGCGGACCTAAAACCGCTCTTTGACGAGGGATCCCTCGTCCTCGTCTGCATCTACAGGATGGGGGAGACCCCCGCGGCAACGCTTCTCAACGTCCTGCGGACGCACCCCCTCGTCGTGCTCGACGGGAGGATCATCAGGAACTTCTTCTACATCCCCGCGTCGGACGCGCAGCGCTACAACCTCCCGTCCCTCGAGCTCCAGCACTGGCTCGACACCCTCCGGGAGATCTCCCGCCAGACCGAGATCCTCCGCGAGAGCGAGGCACGGTACCGGGACCTGCTCGAGAACGCGAGCGACCTCGTCCAGAGCGTGGATGCGAACGGCCGTTTCCTCTTCGTGAACAGGACGTGGAGGGAGAGGCTCGGGTACACGCGGGAGGACCTCGAACGCATCACGCTCTTTGACGTCGTCGCCCCCGAGTCCCTTTCGCACTGCAGGGAACTCTTCGCCCGGGTTACCTCGGGGGAGGACGTCGGCACTTTCGAGGCGGTCTTCCGGGCGAAGTCCGGGGAGAGGGTGTACGTCGAGGGGAGGGCAAACTGCCTGATGGTCGGGGGCAAGCCCCGGTACACGCGCGGGATATTCAGGGACATCACCGCGAGGAAGAAGGGCAGAGACGCCGGCCCGTGA
- a CDS encoding methyltransferase domain-containing protein: MEHVRKAFDDAAARYDSTRKYIIPDMDGFYGAAVWAADWPAEDPAVLDIGAGTGLLSAMIVEKFPVARVTLLDISDRMLEVARARFSGNPRVRFVVADYSREELPGVFDIVCSALSIHHLDHAQKRDLFARIHAALVPGGIFVNADQVEPPCDWLSRKYREYWDSHLAGAPIDPAEVEAARARREALDQNAPLLDQVRWLGEAGFSCVDVVYKNRTFCVFVARKGE; the protein is encoded by the coding sequence ATGGAGCACGTGCGGAAGGCTTTCGACGACGCGGCGGCGCGGTACGACAGCACGCGGAAGTACATCATCCCCGACATGGACGGGTTCTACGGCGCGGCGGTCTGGGCCGCGGACTGGCCGGCGGAAGACCCGGCCGTCCTCGACATCGGCGCGGGAACGGGCCTCCTCTCCGCGATGATCGTCGAGAAATTCCCGGTGGCGAGGGTGACCCTCCTCGACATCTCGGACCGGATGCTCGAGGTCGCGAGGGCCCGGTTCTCCGGCAACCCCCGCGTCCGGTTCGTGGTCGCGGACTACAGCAGGGAGGAGCTCCCCGGGGTGTTCGACATCGTATGCTCTGCCCTCTCCATCCACCACCTCGACCACGCCCAGAAGAGGGATCTCTTCGCGAGGATCCACGCGGCCCTCGTCCCCGGCGGGATATTCGTGAACGCGGACCAGGTGGAACCCCCATGCGACTGGCTCTCCCGGAAGTACCGGGAGTACTGGGACTCCCACCTCGCGGGGGCACCCATCGACCCGGCAGAGGTGGAGGCGGCGAGGGCCCGGAGGGAGGCCCTCGACCAAAACGCGCCGCTCCTCGACCAGGTCCGTTGGCTCGGGGAAGCCGGGTTCTCCTGCGTCGACGTCGTGTACAAGAACAGGACTTTCTGCGTCTTCGTGGCGAGGAAGGGGGAGTGA